The Crocinitomicaceae bacterium genome includes a region encoding these proteins:
- a CDS encoding gliding motility-associated C-terminal domain-containing protein produces MRLFLFISLFCGMQTAHTQTIFSEPFDEANGSMTGNDNTGGVAWSSTCSACLSGDHYEVQSGQLEGQDTNGPAVWQTGAIDISTCSYIEIAFDITSVGTMEACGTGCNAVDWVMLEYNIDGSGWQTPDNSFLCSGACADVNVVQADDVTGGTITYSTGCMNGGNSVQIRITVQTWAADEYWRIDNVTLSCSSGPDADAGDDISICNGSSVTLNGSGTGTPDWSPSSGLNFTDIFNPVASPSSTTTYTLTVTSGACSATDDVLVNIIPVNPISITPDETICAGDCSNLTVSGADYYAWDANADMTDLTQANQTVCPASTTTYQVTAFTAGTNIIVNGDFEAGNTGFNSSYTFTNPANFGEAEYNVIPNPQTYNGGFSPCTDHTTGAGNMLVVNGSAVVGSTVWCQDVAVQPNTDYLFSAWLTSVHPVNPAELQFTINGIPIGAGLTANSTTCDWQQFFSTWNSGANTTVTICITNLNTNVMGNDFALDDISFTPVCEQTESVTITVTSSPVVNAESDVEACDGEIVSVNSLSSTPGGATMTWTNSQTSIGLAASGSGNIPSFTATNSGSSPVTATITVTATAGSCTSPDEVFTITVNPTPSVNAGTDQTVCEGDLVTLTASNPDGATLTWDNGITDNVAFIPAVGTTTYNVTATFTSTGCDATDAVNVTVSAMPNVVINPAGPFNTMSGVQNITASPAGGTWSADCGACINATTGAFNPAVAGTGTWEICYTAGTAPCIDSDCINIVVTNDCALSATILSNNPTCFQFNDGSVSINVSGASGTADYIITNSSGTVVNTGNSNAANNLVEGWYYFEVTDDLGCVLIDSVEIIHPEQMVIQMNIVQPACYGIASGAVYIDTILNYTGAYNQVGYFWNPNPSGTNGIGADTLENLGEGQYNLVINDQNGCSVSLDFDIVFPDSLYLVEFGYEPAYCRIFWYQSGNGVVYASASGGTPDYEYLWTNLETGVNASSSTWGGLNPGTYQITVTDENGCVLQQNIEVDSLSPVADFDLTSPQLSGLFEGNAIVTVHLENQSYNYSNPIDPFTDTTFFWHFGFEGDPWVLSTNVNETFDISYTQAGVYEICLAAYNNNGCADTSCMTITVYDAFTFTPVNIFTPDGDGANDVFTFNDLAKSVELFTCVIVDRWGVVMYEMSSIADEWDGTDKQGNKCSDGVYFYTYELVSFNGIEQSGQGTIQLIGEK; encoded by the coding sequence ATGCGTTTATTTTTATTTATATCGCTCTTTTGTGGAATGCAAACGGCGCACACGCAAACTATTTTTAGTGAGCCTTTTGATGAGGCCAATGGATCAATGACAGGTAATGATAACACTGGCGGTGTAGCCTGGTCATCTACTTGTTCTGCTTGTCTTTCCGGTGACCATTATGAAGTACAGTCAGGTCAGTTAGAAGGACAAGACACCAACGGTCCTGCGGTATGGCAAACCGGTGCAATAGATATTTCTACTTGCAGTTATATTGAAATTGCATTTGATATTACCAGTGTTGGAACAATGGAAGCATGCGGTACAGGTTGCAATGCAGTTGATTGGGTAATGCTTGAATACAATATTGATGGATCAGGTTGGCAAACTCCTGATAATTCTTTCTTATGCAGCGGTGCCTGCGCAGATGTGAATGTAGTGCAGGCAGATGATGTTACCGGTGGCACAATAACTTATTCAACAGGATGCATGAATGGCGGAAATTCAGTTCAAATCAGAATTACAGTGCAAACCTGGGCAGCTGATGAATACTGGAGAATTGATAATGTTACCCTATCTTGTTCTTCCGGTCCTGATGCTGATGCTGGTGATGATATTTCTATTTGCAATGGATCATCTGTCACGTTAAATGGCAGCGGAACAGGTACTCCTGATTGGTCACCTTCTTCAGGTTTAAATTTTACCGATATTTTTAATCCTGTGGCAAGTCCTTCCTCAACCACTACATATACATTAACCGTAACATCAGGCGCATGTTCTGCAACAGATGATGTGCTGGTAAATATTATACCTGTTAATCCAATTTCCATCACACCAGATGAAACAATTTGTGCCGGTGATTGCTCTAACCTTACAGTGTCTGGTGCTGATTATTACGCATGGGATGCTAACGCAGACATGACTGATTTGACTCAAGCCAATCAAACTGTTTGTCCTGCATCAACAACAACCTATCAGGTGACTGCATTTACAGCAGGAACTAATATCATTGTGAACGGTGATTTTGAAGCAGGTAATACCGGTTTTAATTCCTCTTACACATTTACTAATCCAGCTAATTTTGGTGAAGCAGAATATAATGTGATACCTAATCCACAAACCTATAACGGAGGTTTTTCACCTTGTACTGATCATACAACCGGCGCCGGAAATATGCTAGTCGTAAATGGATCTGCTGTTGTTGGTTCAACTGTTTGGTGTCAGGATGTTGCCGTTCAACCCAACACAGATTATTTGTTTAGCGCATGGCTCACATCTGTGCATCCGGTGAATCCGGCTGAGTTGCAATTTACTATTAATGGAATTCCAATTGGAGCTGGTCTTACTGCCAATTCAACAACATGTGATTGGCAACAATTTTTCAGCACATGGAATTCAGGTGCCAACACCACAGTAACTATTTGTATCACCAATTTGAATACAAATGTGATGGGAAATGATTTTGCGCTGGATGATATTAGTTTTACCCCGGTGTGTGAGCAAACCGAATCTGTTACCATCACGGTAACAAGTTCTCCGGTGGTGAATGCGGAGTCAGATGTTGAAGCATGTGATGGAGAAATTGTTTCTGTGAATTCACTCAGTTCTACACCCGGTGGAGCAACAATGACGTGGACAAATTCACAAACAAGTATTGGTCTGGCAGCTTCAGGAAGTGGTAATATTCCTTCGTTTACGGCAACAAATTCCGGTAGCTCACCTGTCACCGCTACTATCACGGTTACTGCAACTGCAGGATCATGCACTAGTCCAGATGAAGTTTTTACAATTACGGTGAATCCAACTCCATCAGTGAATGCAGGAACTGACCAAACTGTATGTGAAGGAGATTTGGTTACGCTCACTGCTTCAAATCCAGATGGTGCAACATTGACTTGGGATAATGGCATTACTGATAACGTTGCATTTATTCCCGCAGTGGGAACCACAACATACAACGTGACAGCGACATTTACTTCAACCGGATGTGATGCAACTGATGCGGTGAACGTTACCGTGTCAGCAATGCCAAATGTAGTGATCAATCCTGCCGGGCCATTCAATACAATGTCTGGTGTACAAAACATCACGGCATCACCGGCTGGTGGTACGTGGAGTGCTGATTGTGGTGCATGTATCAATGCAACTACCGGTGCATTTAATCCAGCAGTTGCAGGCACCGGAACATGGGAAATTTGTTACACTGCCGGTACTGCACCTTGTATTGATTCTGATTGTATCAATATCGTGGTTACAAATGATTGTGCTTTGAGTGCAACCATCTTGTCAAACAATCCAACTTGTTTTCAATTTAATGATGGTTCAGTATCTATTAATGTGAGTGGAGCATCAGGTACTGCAGATTATATAATTACCAATTCTTCAGGCACAGTTGTAAATACCGGTAATTCCAATGCAGCAAATAATCTTGTTGAAGGTTGGTATTACTTTGAAGTGACAGATGATTTGGGTTGTGTTTTAATTGATTCTGTTGAAATAATTCATCCTGAACAAATGGTTATTCAAATGAATATTGTTCAACCTGCGTGTTATGGTATTGCAAGTGGGGCGGTATATATTGATACAATATTAAATTATACAGGCGCTTATAATCAGGTTGGATATTTCTGGAATCCAAACCCGTCAGGTACCAATGGAATTGGAGCAGACACGCTTGAAAATTTGGGCGAAGGACAATACAATTTAGTGATCAATGATCAAAATGGTTGTTCTGTTTCTCTTGATTTTGATATTGTATTTCCTGATTCACTTTACCTTGTTGAATTTGGATATGAGCCTGCATATTGTAGGATTTTTTGGTATCAATCAGGCAATGGAGTTGTTTATGCTTCAGCATCAGGCGGAACTCCTGACTATGAATATTTGTGGACCAATCTTGAAACCGGGGTTAACGCTTCTAGTTCAACCTGGGGCGGATTAAATCCGGGCACATATCAGATTACAGTTACTGATGAGAACGGATGTGTTTTGCAACAAAATATTGAAGTTGATTCTTTGAGTCCTGTGGCTGATTTTGATCTTACTTCGCCTCAATTATCGGGACTTTTTGAAGGCAATGCCATTGTGACTGTTCATCTTGAAAATCAATCTTACAATTATTCAAATCCCATTGATCCATTCACAGATACAACATTTTTCTGGCATTTTGGTTTCGAAGGTGATCCTTGGGTTTTGAGTACCAATGTCAACGAAACTTTTGACATCAGTTATACTCAGGCCGGTGTGTATGAAATATGTCTTGCAGCATACAATAATAATGGATGTGCAGACACCTCGTGCATGACCATCACAGTATATGATGCTTTTACATTCACGCCGGTAAATATTTTTACTCCGGATGGTGACGGTGCAAATGATGTATTCACGTTTAATGATTTGGCAAAATCAGTTGAGTTATTTACTTGCGTTATTGTTGATCGCTGGGGTGTAGTTATGTATGAGATGAGTTCAATTGCTGATGAATGGGATGGCACAGATAAGCAAGGAAACAAATGCAGTGATGGAGTTTATTTTTATACCTATGAATTAGTTTCCTTCAATGGCATTGAACAAAGTGGTCAGGGCACAATTCAATTGATTGGGGAAAAATAA
- a CDS encoding quinone-dependent dihydroorotate dehydrogenase, producing MYKIFIRPILFLFSAEKAHHFTFRMLRWSAKIPGIKALRRAQFDFHNPQLEKEVFGLKFKNPVGLAAGFDKNAILLNELEDFGFGFIEIGTVTPKPQPGNPKPRLFRLVKDEAIINRMGFNNDGADVIADRLSKRRSKILIGGNIGKNTATGDDGAKQDYMYDFSALHPYVDYFVVNVSCPNVGSLAKLQNKDFLVDLLNSLKKKNEELGKQKPILLKIAPDLNSIQLDEVIEIIRETKIAGVVATNTSTSREGLNTSQEKVSEIGNGGLSGKPVKQRSTEVIRYLSEKSNKAFPIIGVGGIHSPTDAIEKMRAGADLVQIYTGFIYEGPSIIKKINKALLHEKH from the coding sequence ATGTACAAAATTTTTATCAGACCCATCTTATTTCTTTTCTCAGCAGAAAAAGCGCATCATTTTACTTTTCGTATGCTGAGGTGGTCTGCAAAAATTCCGGGTATCAAAGCATTACGCCGAGCTCAATTTGATTTCCACAATCCCCAACTAGAGAAAGAAGTTTTTGGATTGAAATTTAAAAATCCTGTTGGTCTTGCTGCAGGGTTTGATAAGAATGCGATTTTGTTGAATGAATTGGAAGATTTTGGTTTTGGTTTTATTGAAATTGGAACCGTTACGCCAAAGCCGCAGCCCGGTAATCCTAAACCTCGCTTGTTCAGGTTAGTAAAAGATGAGGCTATCATTAACCGCATGGGTTTTAATAATGACGGTGCTGATGTAATTGCAGATCGCCTATCAAAAAGAAGATCAAAAATTCTCATCGGTGGCAATATTGGCAAAAATACAGCTACCGGAGACGACGGCGCAAAACAAGATTATATGTATGACTTCTCAGCACTGCATCCGTATGTTGATTATTTTGTGGTGAATGTGAGTTGTCCCAATGTCGGAAGTTTGGCAAAATTGCAGAACAAAGATTTTTTAGTTGATCTCTTGAATTCGCTCAAAAAGAAAAATGAAGAACTCGGAAAACAAAAACCTATTCTGCTTAAAATAGCACCAGACTTGAATAGCATTCAACTGGATGAAGTAATTGAAATTATACGTGAAACAAAAATTGCCGGTGTTGTTGCAACTAATACCAGCACATCACGTGAAGGGCTGAATACTTCTCAAGAAAAAGTGAGTGAAATTGGCAATGGAGGATTATCAGGCAAACCGGTGAAGCAGCGCAGCACTGAAGTAATTCGGTATCTTTCAGAAAAATCAAACAAAGCATTTCCAATTATTGGTGTTGGCGGTATTCATTCGCCGACTGATGCTATTGAGAAAATGCGCGCCGGGGCTGATCTAGTGCAGATTTATACAGGATTTATTTACGAGGGACCATCTATCATTAAAAAAATAAACAAAGCCTTGCTGCATGAAAAACACTGA
- a CDS encoding PKD domain-containing protein — protein MLIFTACSKPPEACIDNGQTSVSTGQEVVFTSCSKRALSYLWTMVGPTGAPENTQAWSDQQIKVIFTIPGTYTVTLEAYSKFSWMGDVGTASQTVTVQ, from the coding sequence GTGCTGATATTTACAGCCTGCTCAAAACCGCCTGAAGCTTGTATTGACAATGGTCAAACGAGTGTCAGCACCGGTCAGGAGGTAGTATTCACATCCTGCTCAAAACGAGCTTTAAGTTATCTTTGGACTATGGTGGGTCCAACCGGCGCACCTGAAAATACGCAGGCGTGGTCTGATCAGCAAATAAAAGTAATCTTTACCATTCCCGGCACTTATACGGTCACATTGGAAGCATACAGCAAATTCAGCTGGATGGGCGACGTTGGAACTGCCTCACAAACTGTCACTGTTCAGTAA
- a CDS encoding sigma-70 family RNA polymerase sigma factor, with amino-acid sequence MMPVNPIYHHTPDRLMQELEWIKRAKEDPRSFEPLYNKYYEQIFRYIYQRMDDKELAHDITSQVFLKALNNLPRYEYRGVPFASWLYRIAKSELYQSFRDEKATRTIHVDSSNLSEIIEELEEDFSDEKRTVLLKAIAELGEEDVQMIEMRYFEKRSFKEIGEILEITENNAKVKAHRIVQKMKTLFSKIGYELSLDEVPLKQTKKRNA; translated from the coding sequence ATTATGCCAGTAAACCCCATTTATCATCACACGCCCGACCGCCTGATGCAGGAGTTGGAGTGGATAAAGCGAGCCAAGGAGGACCCGAGGAGTTTTGAGCCGCTTTATAACAAATACTATGAGCAAATTTTCAGGTACATCTATCAACGTATGGACGACAAAGAACTTGCTCACGATATCACAAGTCAGGTTTTTTTGAAGGCATTGAATAATTTACCCCGGTATGAATATCGCGGTGTGCCTTTTGCCAGCTGGTTGTATCGTATTGCCAAAAGTGAGTTGTATCAATCGTTTCGAGATGAGAAGGCAACTCGCACCATTCACGTAGATTCTTCCAATCTTTCTGAAATTATTGAAGAATTGGAAGAAGATTTTTCTGATGAAAAACGTACCGTGCTGCTCAAAGCAATTGCAGAACTTGGAGAAGAGGATGTGCAGATGATTGAAATGCGTTATTTTGAGAAAAGATCTTTCAAAGAAATTGGTGAGATACTTGAAATCACAGAGAACAACGCTAAGGTAAAAGCACATCGCATTGTGCAAAAAATGAAAACCTTATTTAGTAAAATAGGATATGAACTAAGCCTTGATGAGGTGCCGTTAAAACAAACAAAAAAACGCAACGCATAA
- a CDS encoding YdcF family protein: MLAQNVIYRIIMNFSALFLGFIFWGLCSSMLIIYTTSSYLYHDIEEIPTREYALVLGAAKNGKVGLNPYFKYRMEAAAELYFSRKVKKIIVSGDNHIQSYDETTDMAEYLISLGVPDSNIIRDYAGFRTLDSVVRAKKVFHCTSLIIVSQEFHNQRAVFIARCHGIDAIGYNARDVQKKNNLTHWRELAAKLTAIIDVFILNRQPKFL, translated from the coding sequence ATGCTTGCACAAAATGTAATTTACAGAATTATTATGAATTTTTCTGCATTATTTCTTGGATTTATTTTCTGGGGACTATGCAGTTCCATGCTCATCATCTATACAACCTCATCCTATCTCTACCATGATATTGAAGAAATTCCAACACGTGAATATGCACTTGTACTGGGTGCTGCCAAGAACGGTAAGGTTGGATTGAACCCTTATTTTAAGTACAGAATGGAAGCCGCAGCTGAACTTTATTTTTCAAGAAAAGTAAAAAAGATCATTGTCAGCGGTGATAATCATATTCAATCTTATGATGAGACAACAGACATGGCCGAATATCTGATTTCTTTAGGTGTACCTGATTCAAATATTATCAGAGATTATGCAGGATTCAGAACGTTAGATTCAGTTGTCAGAGCCAAAAAAGTTTTCCATTGTACTTCGTTAATAATTGTGAGTCAAGAATTTCACAATCAGCGCGCTGTTTTTATCGCAAGATGTCACGGTATAGATGCCATAGGCTACAATGCAAGGGATGTTCAGAAAAAAAATAATTTGACCCACTGGCGGGAACTTGCCGCAAAACTAACTGCCATCATTGACGTTTTTATTCTCAACCGCCAACCAAAATTTTTGTAA